One genomic segment of Sorex araneus isolate mSorAra2 chromosome X, mSorAra2.pri, whole genome shotgun sequence includes these proteins:
- the WDCP gene encoding WD repeat and coiled-coil-containing protein gives MELGKGTLPRTGLNALHQAVHPIHGLAWTDGHQVVLIDLQLHRGEVKFGSSKAIGQFEHVAGVSWAPQAVADTSALLAVQHQKHVTVWQLSPRPAEKSKWLMSQCCEIRTSMPILPRGCVWHPHCAVLTVLTARDVSVFHNIHRDSARVRADIGAPGPIHCACWTQDGLRLVVAVDSSLHSYIWDSAQKTLHPCSFSPAVDVDSSVCCISATVDTQVILATELPLGKICGLHASASLGVRTSSDDTCPSALPVGEGAPSAGKEADASGTKPEMFLTPGSHFSDLVDLTHVRFKPSWSEGSSLIFLREKNCVTGTGLDSSHLVLVTFKKDVTRTRKVPIPGILVPDLIAFNLKAQLVAVASNTYNMIFIYSVVPSFMPNIQKIQLESSERPKGICFLTDKLLLILVGKPNAADSTFLPSSKSEQYVFRLVVREVTLEEFSDALSESQNPSNMLFETADGRKPSRPPDFCHQNRELLLTADPSRKPGSTLIKEIKSPPAGICDDSAVLETLDANPNNHLGTLPRATSTPDPISPPEPPDLPPVKTVQDPWQLSKEMDALSWKLTQVQQCLSELAGSLLNGKRPSPVYPLSRDLPYVHITCQSPSRGGCAPEKRAVLLCGGKLRLSTVQQTFGLALVEMLHDSHWVLLSADTEGFIPITFTATQEIVIRDGSLRARDAQGHSVSES, from the exons ATGGAGTTGGGCAAAGGAACACTGCCCAGGACGGGGCTGAACGCCTTACATCAAGCCGTCCACCCCATTCATGGCCTTGCCTGGACAGATGGACATCAGGTGGTCCTGATCGATTTGCAGCTTCACAGGGGAGAGGTCAAGTTCGGGAGCTCAAAGGCCATCGGACAGTTTGAGCACGTGGCAGGGGTGTCCTGGGCCCCCCAGGCTGTGGCCGACACCTCCGCCCTGCTCGCCGTTCAGCATCAGAAGCACGTGACGGTTTGGCAGCTGAGTCCCCGCCCGGCAGAGAAAAGCAAGTGGCTGATGTCTCAGTGCTGTGAGATCAGAACCTCCATGCCCATCCTGCCCCGGGGCTGCGTGTGGCACCCGCACTGCGCCGTCCTCACAGTGCTCACGGCTCGGGACGTCTCGGTGTTCCATAACATTCACCGTGACAGCGCCCGGGTCCGGGCTGACATCGGCGCCCCGGGCCCCATTCACTGTGCGTGCTGGACCCAGGACGGCCTCAGGCTGGTGGTGGCGGTGGACAGTAGCCTGCATTCGTACATTTGGGACAGCGCTCAGAAGACTCTGCACCCGTGCTCCTTCTCCCCCGCGGTGGACGTGGACAGCTCCGTATGCTGCATCAGCGCCACTGTGGACACACAGGTCATCTTAGCCACCGAGCTGCCCCTAGGTAAGATCTGTGGCTTACACGCGTCAGCGTCTTTGGGCGTACGGACCAGCAGTGACGACACTtgcccctctgccctgccagTTGGTGAAGGAGCACCTTCTGCGGGGAAGGAGGCGGATGCTTCCGGAACAAAGCCTGAAATGTTCCTGACTCCTGGGTCTCACTTCTCGGATCTGGTGGACCTGACTCATGTACGCTTCAAACCGTCTTGGTCGGAGGGGAGTTCTCTTATCTTTCTGAGAGAAAAGAACTGTGTGACAGGAACGGGCCTGGATTCTTCGCATTTGGTCCTGGTGACCTTCAAGAAGGATGTGACCAGAACCAGAAAAGTTCCCATTCCGGGCATTCTGGTACCTGATCTAATCGCGTTCAATCTTAAAGCCCAGCTTGTGGCAGTGGCTTCGAATACTTACaatatgatttttatctattCTGTCGTTCCCTCCTTTATGCCAAACATCCAGAAGATTCAATTAGAGAGTAGCGAAAGACCCAAAGGCATATGTTTCTTGACAGATAAATTGTTATTAATTTTGGTAGGAAAGCCAAATGCCGCTGATtccactttccttccttcttccaagTCTGAACAGTATGTCTTCCGTTTGGTTGTTCGAGAAGTCACGCTGGAAGAATTTTCAGATGCCCTGAGCGAAAGCCAGAACCCTTCCAACATGCTTTTTGAGACAGCAGATGGAAGGAAGCCAAGTCGGCCTCCAGATTTTTGTCACCAAAATAGAGAGCTCTTACTAACAGCTGATCCGAGCAGAAAGCCTGGAAGCACCCTCATTAAAGAAATCAAGAGTCCCCCAGCTGGCATCTGCGACGACTCTGCCGTCCTAGAAACGCTGGATGCTAACCCGAATAACCACTTAGGAACCCTTCCCCGGGCCACCAGCACGCCAGACCCCATCAGCCCTCCAGAACCACCCGATCTGCCTCCAGTAAAGACTGTGCAGGACCCTTGGCAGCTCTCCAAGGAAATGGACGCGTTGTCTTGGAAGCTGACCCAAGTACAGCAATGCCTTTCCGAGCTCGCGGGTTCTTTGCTTAACGGGAAGCGACCCTCTCCCGTGTACCCGCTCTCTCGGGATCTGCCATACGTTCACATCACTTGCCAG AGCCCTTCCCGTGGCGGCTGCGCCCCCGAGAAGAGGGCCGTGCTGCTCTGCGGGGGCAAGCTGCGGCTCAGCACCGTCCAGCAGACCTTCGGCCTCGCCCTCGTCGAGATGCTGCACG ACTCCCACTGGGTCCTTCTCTCTGCCGATACCGAAGGCTTCATCCCGATCACCTTCACAGCCACACAGGAAATAGTCATCAGAGACGGCAGCCTCCgggccagggatgctcagggacacTCTGTCTCCGAGTCATGA